A genomic segment from Rubrobacter tropicus encodes:
- the phnE gene encoding phosphonate ABC transporter, permease protein PhnE gives MASPRTERPGIGGALPRFSWKSSLAVLAVLGLTGYSVAGTNFNLVELLRGSGAAERFVSEMFPPDLSAATLRAMGTGILETFQMSFLGALIGAVVAFPLSALGTREISTVGASRGERLLLAVPYHLSRTLLNVFRSVPDILWALVFVVALGLGPFPGTLALAVHSAGVLGKLYSETLEAVPSRPVQALTATGASDFQAFLFGRLPQAMNGFASLTLYQWECNIRSATILGFVGAGGIGQQILISMNLFDYPKVATLVGATIVVVLAVDRFSAAIRRRLAY, from the coding sequence ATGGCGTCTCCTCGCACTGAACGTCCGGGGATCGGGGGCGCGCTCCCGCGCTTCTCGTGGAAGAGTAGCCTGGCCGTCCTCGCCGTCCTCGGCCTGACGGGCTACAGCGTAGCGGGCACCAACTTCAACCTCGTCGAGCTGCTCAGGGGCAGCGGCGCCGCGGAGAGGTTCGTCTCCGAGATGTTCCCTCCGGACCTCTCGGCCGCCACGCTCCGGGCGATGGGCACCGGCATCCTGGAGACCTTCCAGATGTCGTTTCTCGGCGCGCTTATCGGCGCGGTCGTGGCCTTCCCCCTGTCGGCCCTCGGAACGCGGGAGATCTCCACCGTAGGCGCCTCGCGCGGCGAACGCCTGCTGCTCGCCGTGCCGTACCACCTCTCGCGCACGCTCCTGAACGTCTTCCGCTCCGTCCCCGACATCCTCTGGGCGCTCGTCTTCGTCGTCGCCCTCGGCCTCGGACCCTTCCCCGGCACGCTCGCCCTGGCGGTCCACTCCGCGGGCGTGCTCGGCAAGCTCTACAGCGAGACGCTGGAGGCCGTCCCCTCCCGCCCCGTGCAGGCGCTCACGGCGACGGGAGCCAGCGACTTTCAGGCCTTCCTCTTCGGGCGGCTGCCGCAGGCGATGAACGGCTTCGCCTCTCTCACGCTCTACCAGTGGGAGTGCAACATCCGCTCGGCGACGATACTCGGCTTCGTCGGCGCCGGGGGCATAGGGCAGCAGATCCTGATCTCCATGAACCTCTTCGACTACCCGAAGGTCGCAACGCTCGTCGGGGCAACGATAGTGGTGGTCTTGGCCGTGGACCGCTTCTCGGCCGCGATCCGGCGCAGGCTCGCGTACTAG
- a CDS encoding SUMF1/EgtB/PvdO family nonheme iron enzyme, giving the protein MRRVLDETLRKLRTEGPTPEADYFARLAAFHEDMHGEAFTYTRQTHGLPAPPISEHDPRILEDQPRGPLAGDVEVPGGEFMLGATEGTGFVFDNEKWAHPVEISPFGISRAPVTNEQFESFVDDGGYRRRELWSEEGRRWLDETGAGHPVYWSRFGDGWHHRHFDETLPLNPHAPVIHVSWYEAEAYCRWAGRRLPTEAEWEMAASAEPGEAGTTTGRKRPYPWGETPPGTRHANLDGRLLGPVDVAAFPEGDSAFGCRQMMGNVWEWCADDFGPYPGFVRDPYKEYSEPWFGDHKVQRGGSWATRSRMLRNTWRNFALPERRDLFAGFRTCALD; this is encoded by the coding sequence ATGCGGCGGGTCCTGGACGAGACCCTGCGCAAACTGCGTACCGAAGGACCGACCCCCGAGGCGGACTACTTCGCGCGCCTCGCCGCCTTTCACGAGGACATGCACGGCGAGGCGTTCACCTACACCCGCCAGACGCACGGCCTCCCCGCGCCCCCGATTTCGGAGCACGACCCCAGGATTCTGGAAGACCAACCCCGTGGTCCGCTGGCGGGCGATGTAGAGGTGCCCGGAGGCGAGTTCATGCTCGGGGCCACCGAAGGGACGGGTTTCGTCTTCGACAACGAGAAGTGGGCGCACCCCGTGGAAATCTCCCCGTTCGGGATCTCGCGCGCCCCGGTTACAAACGAACAATTTGAATCCTTCGTGGACGACGGCGGCTACCGGAGGCGGGAACTCTGGAGCGAGGAGGGAAGGCGGTGGCTGGACGAGACCGGGGCCGGGCACCCCGTCTACTGGTCCCGGTTCGGCGACGGGTGGCACCACAGGCACTTCGACGAGACGCTTCCCCTGAACCCCCACGCGCCGGTCATCCACGTCAGCTGGTACGAGGCAGAGGCCTACTGCCGGTGGGCCGGACGTCGCCTGCCCACCGAGGCCGAGTGGGAGATGGCCGCCTCCGCCGAACCCGGTGAGGCGGGCACGACGACCGGGCGCAAGCGCCCCTACCCGTGGGGGGAGACGCCGCCGGGGACGCGCCACGCCAACCTGGACGGGCGCCTGCTCGGGCCGGTGGACGTCGCCGCGTTCCCGGAGGGAGACAGCGCGTTCGGCTGCCGGCAGATGATGGGCAACGTCTGGGAGTGGTGCGCCGACGACTTCGGGCCTTACCCCGGCTTTGTCCGCGATCCCTACAAGGAGTACTCGGAGCCGTGGTTCGGCGACCACAAGGTGCAACGCGGTGGATCCTGGGCGACGCGAAGCCGCATGCTCCGCAACACCTGGCGCAACTTCGCCCTGCCCGAGCGGCGGGACCTCTTCGCGGGTTTCAGAACGTGCGCCCTCGATTAG
- the senB gene encoding selenoneine biosynthesis selenosugar synthase SenB, giving the protein MRIHEAGVRGMKISLVTPAGAGSRSGNRATAERWARFLRQEGHEVLVEVAWGGEVSDLMIALHTRRSRHSIKRYAAAHPDHPLIVVLTGTDLYRDIRVDEGARESLGLATRVVVLQEAGLAELEPHHRAKARVIYQSAEPIRPQPRAKTFFDVCVVGNLRAEKDPFRCALAARLLPPASRVRITHVGKAHSEEFADRAAALASSEPRYRWLGEVPRWRVRRLLSRVHLLVQSSIMEGGANAVAEALAAGVPVIASRIAGNVGMLGEDYPGYYPVGDESALALLLERTETDVAFHELLEARCAARRPLTLPERERGALGGLVEEVAGGFPNGRAQATGEGVILAPWTKRRA; this is encoded by the coding sequence ATGCGTATCCATGAAGCAGGGGTACGCGGCATGAAGATCAGCCTCGTCACGCCGGCCGGGGCGGGGTCGCGCAGCGGCAACAGGGCCACCGCCGAGCGCTGGGCGCGTTTCCTGCGCCAGGAAGGCCACGAGGTGCTCGTCGAAGTGGCCTGGGGCGGGGAGGTCTCCGACCTGATGATCGCCCTGCACACCCGGCGCAGCCGCCACTCCATAAAGCGCTACGCCGCCGCCCACCCCGACCACCCCCTCATCGTCGTCCTCACAGGGACCGACCTCTACCGGGATATCCGGGTCGATGAGGGCGCCCGGGAGTCCCTGGGTCTCGCCACCCGGGTGGTCGTCCTGCAGGAAGCGGGTCTTGCGGAGCTCGAACCGCACCACCGCGCGAAGGCGCGGGTGATCTACCAGTCGGCCGAGCCCATCCGCCCGCAGCCGCGGGCGAAGACCTTCTTCGACGTCTGCGTGGTGGGCAACCTGCGCGCCGAGAAAGACCCCTTCCGCTGCGCCCTGGCCGCCCGGCTGCTTCCGCCCGCCTCGCGCGTCCGGATCACGCACGTAGGGAAGGCCCACAGCGAGGAGTTCGCGGATCGGGCCGCGGCGCTCGCATCGTCCGAACCGCGCTACCGATGGCTCGGGGAGGTACCCCGCTGGCGTGTGCGCCGGCTGCTGTCGCGGGTGCACCTGCTGGTGCAGAGCTCCATCATGGAGGGCGGGGCAAACGCGGTCGCCGAGGCGCTGGCAGCCGGGGTGCCCGTGATCGCCTCCCGCATAGCAGGCAACGTCGGGATGCTCGGCGAAGACTACCCCGGTTACTACCCGGTCGGGGATGAGAGTGCCCTGGCCCTGCTGCTGGAACGGACCGAGACAGACGTCGCTTTCCACGAGTTGCTAGAGGCGCGGTGCGCCGCGCGCCGCCCACTGACCCTGCCCGAACGCGAACGCGGGGCGCTGGGCGGCCTTGTCGAAGAAGTCGCTGGAGGCTTCCCGAACGGCCGGGCGCAGGCCACGGGCGAGGGGGTTATACTCGCGCCATGGACGAAAAGACGCGCATAA
- the selD gene encoding selenide, water dikinase SelD, translating to MDEKTRIRMTKYSQKAGUGSKFAPGVLEQVLHSLTPGSPSADSFVSSMETRDDAGYVPFGGGLLLQSVDFFPPIVDDPYRFGQIAAANALSDVYAMGGEPLTAMNLVGFPERLDLGILREILAGGQSKIEESGAKLCGGHSVQDDEPKYGLSVTGFVEEDRVVRNTGARAGDALVLTKPLGFGILTTALKRDLVSESEIEDAVEVAATLNKGGRAALREVEVSAATDVTGYGFLGHLSEMLEASGLGAVVRRGDVPVWERSVSLAAEGCYPGGLKNNREYLGDKVSADGVGPDDLLPLYDPQTSGGLLVAVPEQQAPAFVRALEKNATLAAVVGEVVEGQTIRVVT from the coding sequence ATGGACGAAAAGACGCGCATAAGGATGACGAAGTACTCGCAGAAGGCCGGTTGAGGCTCTAAATTCGCTCCAGGGGTCCTGGAGCAGGTGCTTCACTCGTTAACGCCGGGCTCGCCCTCCGCGGACAGCTTCGTGAGCAGCATGGAGACCCGCGACGACGCGGGGTACGTCCCGTTCGGCGGCGGCCTGCTGCTGCAGTCCGTGGACTTCTTCCCGCCGATCGTGGACGACCCCTACAGGTTCGGCCAGATCGCCGCCGCCAACGCCCTCTCGGACGTCTACGCGATGGGCGGCGAGCCTTTGACTGCTATGAACCTCGTCGGCTTCCCCGAGAGGCTGGATCTCGGCATCCTGCGCGAGATCCTGGCCGGGGGGCAGTCCAAGATCGAGGAGTCCGGCGCGAAGCTCTGCGGCGGCCACTCGGTGCAGGACGACGAGCCTAAGTACGGCCTCTCCGTGACGGGCTTCGTGGAGGAGGACCGGGTGGTGCGCAACACCGGCGCGCGGGCCGGCGACGCTCTCGTGCTGACGAAACCATTAGGCTTTGGCATCCTGACGACGGCCCTGAAACGCGACCTCGTCTCCGAATCCGAGATAGAGGACGCCGTCGAGGTGGCGGCGACCCTGAACAAGGGCGGGCGCGCCGCGCTGCGCGAGGTCGAGGTCTCTGCCGCGACCGACGTTACGGGCTACGGTTTTCTGGGCCACCTCTCCGAAATGCTGGAGGCGTCGGGGCTCGGGGCCGTGGTACGCAGGGGCGACGTGCCCGTCTGGGAGCGATCCGTCTCCCTCGCCGCGGAGGGGTGCTATCCCGGCGGCCTCAAGAACAACCGGGAGTACCTCGGCGACAAGGTATCCGCGGACGGGGTCGGCCCGGACGACCTGCTGCCCCTGTACGACCCGCAGACGAGCGGCGGCCTGCTCGTGGCCGTGCCGGAGCAGCAGGCTCCAGCGTTCGTGCGGGCCCTGGAGAAGAACGCCACGCTCGCCGCGGTGGTCGGCGAGGTCGTCGAAGGCCAGACGATCAGGGTCGTAACGTAA